From one Microlunatus sp. Gsoil 973 genomic stretch:
- a CDS encoding sorbosone dehydrogenase family protein: protein MTGSRAVIGAAAIAVALLGGCTGTERSGTAATTPAGASGSAPGSARPGDTAGGRATPATTGRATGPSTPSAGPAPVHGSVRVVRTVADGINVPWGLARLGEDELLVNSRDSRTITRVDIATGREARAGEITQARSNGTRGGEGGLLGLAVSPDFTRNHVLYVYYSTDRDNRIARVTLDRDAQPGQQLRDLQVIVDGIPHGLHHNGGRMAFGPDGMLYVTTGEAGDPELSQDRSSLGGKILRMTTSGAPAPGNPDPRSLVWSYGHRNVQGLAWDPAGRLWASEFGERTADELNLIVKDHNYGWPDTQGRTDNPDYTSPVAQWGTEVDSPSGIAYAGGAIWMAALRGERLWRIPLDGTRTAGPPEDFLNGRHGRLRSVLALDDHTLLVTTSNTDGRGAPDRSDDRILELAVR from the coding sequence ATGACCGGTTCCCGGGCCGTGATCGGCGCAGCCGCCATTGCGGTGGCCCTGCTGGGCGGCTGCACCGGCACTGAACGGTCCGGCACCGCCGCGACGACACCGGCCGGCGCGTCGGGTTCGGCCCCAGGGTCCGCCAGGCCGGGCGACACTGCCGGTGGGCGGGCAACACCGGCCACCACCGGCCGGGCCACCGGTCCCAGCACACCGTCGGCGGGGCCGGCGCCGGTGCACGGCTCCGTGCGGGTGGTCCGTACGGTCGCCGACGGCATCAACGTCCCGTGGGGACTGGCCCGACTGGGCGAGGACGAATTGCTGGTCAACTCACGAGACAGCCGGACCATCACCCGGGTCGACATCGCCACCGGACGCGAGGCCAGGGCCGGCGAGATCACCCAGGCGCGCTCCAACGGCACAAGGGGCGGCGAGGGAGGCCTGCTCGGCCTGGCCGTGTCGCCCGACTTCACCCGCAACCACGTGCTCTACGTCTATTACTCCACCGACCGGGACAATCGGATCGCCCGGGTGACCTTGGACCGGGACGCCCAACCCGGACAGCAGCTCCGGGACCTGCAGGTGATCGTGGACGGTATCCCGCACGGCCTGCACCACAACGGCGGACGGATGGCGTTCGGGCCGGACGGAATGCTCTACGTAACCACCGGCGAGGCCGGTGATCCCGAGCTGTCGCAGGACAGGAGCTCACTGGGCGGCAAGATCCTGCGGATGACCACCAGCGGTGCTCCGGCACCCGGGAACCCGGACCCCAGATCCTTGGTCTGGTCCTATGGGCATCGCAACGTCCAGGGGCTGGCCTGGGACCCGGCCGGGCGCCTGTGGGCCTCGGAGTTCGGGGAACGTACGGCCGACGAACTCAACCTGATCGTCAAGGACCACAACTACGGCTGGCCGGATACCCAGGGCCGCACGGACAACCCCGACTACACATCTCCGGTCGCGCAATGGGGCACCGAGGTCGACTCACCGAGCGGCATCGCCTACGCCGGCGGCGCGATCTGGATGGCCGCTCTCCGCGGCGAGCGGTTGTGGCGGATCCCGCTCGACGGCACCCGCACCGCCGGGCCGCCGGAGGACTTCCTCAATGGCCGCCACGGACGCCTGCGCAGTGTGCTCGCGCTCGACGATCACACCCTGCTGGTCACCACCAGCAACACCGACGGACGCGGTGCTCCGGACCGGTCCGACGACCGGATCCTCGAACTGGCCGTCCGATGA
- a CDS encoding sorbosone dehydrogenase family protein — protein MITRPKMLLAGAVATATLVALLNGTGSEVRSAQAAPASGSVRVIRTVLRGENVPWGMARLPGGDIVYTTRDTHLVRRLNLKTGTFHTLGRIKAARSQTSAGGEGGLLGIAVDPDFARTHLLYVYYSTAGDNRVARVHYYTQRRPYHRLGRPEVIVKGIPHGIHHNGGQLKFGPRGRLYISTGEAGNPSLAQNKHSLGGKILRVTRRGKPVAGNPIAGSRLWTWGHRNVQGLAWDGAHRLWASEFGDRKADELNLIRKGHNYGWPATQGRTSHKGYTSPVAQWGTEVDSPSGIAFTNGVIWMAALKGERLWRIPMSGTRTAAAPTAYLIGRYGRLRSVLWIGSGRLLVTTSNTDGRGAPNRHDDRVLELSVR, from the coding sequence ATGATCACGAGGCCGAAGATGCTCCTCGCCGGGGCCGTCGCGACCGCGACCCTGGTCGCACTGCTCAATGGCACCGGATCCGAGGTCCGGTCCGCGCAGGCGGCTCCCGCGTCCGGTTCGGTACGGGTGATCCGAACTGTGTTGCGCGGTGAGAACGTCCCGTGGGGGATGGCCCGGCTGCCGGGCGGCGACATCGTCTACACCACCCGGGACACCCATCTCGTCCGACGGCTCAACCTGAAGACCGGGACATTCCACACCCTGGGCCGGATCAAGGCCGCCCGGTCCCAGACCTCCGCCGGCGGCGAAGGCGGTCTGCTCGGCATCGCGGTCGACCCCGACTTCGCCCGGACCCATCTGCTCTATGTGTACTACTCCACCGCCGGCGACAATCGCGTCGCCAGGGTGCACTACTACACCCAGCGCAGGCCCTATCACCGGTTGGGCCGGCCTGAGGTGATCGTCAAGGGCATTCCGCACGGCATCCACCACAACGGCGGGCAGCTGAAGTTCGGTCCGCGCGGCCGGCTGTACATCAGCACCGGCGAGGCGGGCAACCCGTCCCTTGCCCAGAACAAGCACTCCCTCGGCGGGAAGATCCTGCGGGTCACCCGGCGCGGCAAGCCCGTGGCGGGCAACCCGATCGCCGGCTCCCGGTTGTGGACCTGGGGGCACCGCAACGTGCAAGGACTCGCCTGGGACGGCGCCCATCGGCTATGGGCCTCGGAGTTCGGGGACCGGAAGGCCGACGAGCTCAATCTGATCCGGAAGGGACACAACTACGGGTGGCCGGCCACCCAGGGACGGACCAGCCACAAGGGCTACACCAGCCCGGTCGCACAATGGGGCACCGAGGTCGACTCCCCCAGCGGCATCGCCTTCACCAACGGGGTGATCTGGATGGCAGCCCTGAAGGGCGAGCGGCTCTGGCGGATCCCGATGAGCGGCACCCGGACCGCCGCCGCACCCACGGCGTATCTGATCGGCAGGTACGGCCGGCTCCGCAGCGTGCTCTGGATCGGCTCCGGACGGTTGCTGGTCACCACCAGCAACACCGACGGCCGGGGCGCACCGAACCGGCACGACGACCGCGTCCTGGAGCTGTCCGTACGCTGA